In Rhipicephalus microplus isolate Deutch F79 chromosome 7, USDA_Rmic, whole genome shotgun sequence, one genomic interval encodes:
- the LOC142767813 gene encoding uncharacterized protein LOC142767813 yields the protein MTDHDVSAISLRLPAYWDRITSIWFSQAELQFVLSGVRIEQRKYHVVVSALPPAAAEVSDLLSGAPSTTAYSTLKAALLERTTASQNSCIEQLLSAEELGDRRPSQLLRHVRQLIIGYTATTDKNLSRELFLQRLLAMCKWY from the coding sequence ATGACCGATCATGACGTCTCTGCGATCTCCCTCCGACTACCAGCTTACTGGGACCGCATCACTTCAATCTGGTTCAGTCAAGCTGAGCTACAATTCGTGCTTTCTGGCGTGCGCATAGAACAACGCAAGTACCATGTCGTTGTTTCGGCGCTGCCACCTGCTGCTGCCGAAGTATCTGACCTGCTTTCCGGAGCCCCCTCCACCACAGCTTACAGCACTCTCAAGGCTGCTCTGCTGGAGCGAACGACGGCATCACAGAATTCCTGCATAGAGCAATTGCTCTCCGCAGAGGAATTAGGTGACCGCCGGCCCAGCCAGCTTCTTCGTCATGTGCGTCAACTCATAATTGGCTACACTGCCACTACTGACAAGAACCTGTCACGAGAACTGTTTCTGCAGCGCCTTCTGGCAATGTGCAAATGGTACTAG